One Spirochaeta africana DSM 8902 genomic window carries:
- a CDS encoding flagellar hook-basal body protein, giving the protein MVRGYYTGASGMTAQMNRMDAVSNNLANVNTTGYKRDTAVQKAFPQLLMRRFHDNTEVQLPLGSVDRAPVVGKLGTGVETNEVYTVFEQGSFEQTENPFDLALGGDGFFVVDTPYGERLTRDGSFHLGPEGILVTRQGFPVLGENGPIHIKENNFVVDRQGRVFQNEAYAEDFDRLVSMRENEWEETGLVDELRIEQVRQPRYLRKQGANLLRTTEESGESLPIAQRPVVEQGFLETSNVNPVTEMVAMIEVNRAYEANQKVIESQDQATGRLLNEVLRLM; this is encoded by the coding sequence ATGGTACGTGGGTATTACACTGGGGCGAGCGGCATGACCGCTCAGATGAATCGCATGGATGCGGTTTCCAACAATCTGGCGAACGTGAACACCACCGGTTACAAGCGGGATACCGCGGTGCAGAAGGCCTTTCCACAGCTGCTGATGCGCCGATTTCATGACAACACCGAGGTGCAGCTGCCACTCGGTTCTGTCGATCGGGCACCGGTGGTGGGAAAGCTGGGAACCGGGGTGGAGACTAACGAGGTCTATACCGTGTTCGAGCAGGGATCGTTCGAGCAGACCGAGAATCCCTTTGATCTCGCACTGGGGGGAGACGGTTTCTTCGTGGTGGATACGCCATATGGGGAGCGGCTGACCCGTGATGGTTCCTTTCATCTGGGACCCGAGGGAATCCTGGTAACCCGACAGGGTTTTCCGGTACTGGGAGAAAACGGTCCGATACACATCAAGGAAAACAATTTTGTGGTTGATCGCCAGGGACGGGTATTCCAGAACGAGGCGTACGCCGAGGACTTTGATCGACTGGTGTCGATGCGCGAGAATGAGTGGGAAGAGACCGGGCTGGTAGATGAGCTTCGAATCGAACAGGTGCGACAGCCGCGTTATCTGCGCAAACAGGGCGCTAACCTGCTGCGCACTACCGAGGAATCCGGGGAGTCGCTGCCGATAGCCCAGCGTCCGGTGGTGGAGCAGGGGTTCCTGGAGACCAGCAATGTTAATCCGGTTACCGAGATGGTAGCGATGATCGAGGTGAATCGCGCCTACGAGGCCAACCAGAAGGTAATCGAGTCGCAGGATCAGGCGACCGGACGATTACTGAACGAGGTGCTGCGCCTGATGTAG
- a CDS encoding DMT family transporter, whose protein sequence is MMSASTRRVSIRMAVVCGTAVLALSSAAILIRWSNAPALTIAFYRLAGAAVVLLLLAGGDRWRSYRLQNHHRLPAKAGNRRGTAAAAAGVALSGLFLAGHFGLWIASLRVSSVAISVLLVSLHPLLVGLVGGVIGDRLPRRFVPALLLVLPGTALTVFGGVRGTVGATTGGMLLALGGAVMMSGYLLCGRRLRQQMGNLVYAGGTYLCGAVALALLARVADIPLRGFAWQEYALFAGLALVPTLLGHTLLNWALRHMPAAGVSLVYLGEPVGAAVLAALLLGELPGAVVVAGGVLILGGLYLIVTGSGQELRARQGHRSQERPRAE, encoded by the coding sequence ATGATGTCAGCTTCTACCAGACGGGTGTCGATACGAATGGCGGTGGTATGCGGGACGGCGGTGCTGGCGTTGTCGTCGGCGGCGATCCTGATTCGCTGGTCGAATGCCCCGGCGCTTACCATCGCGTTTTATCGGTTGGCGGGTGCAGCGGTGGTTCTGCTGCTGCTGGCAGGAGGCGATCGATGGCGCAGCTACAGACTGCAGAATCATCACCGCTTACCAGCGAAGGCAGGCAACCGCCGAGGTACGGCAGCAGCAGCTGCCGGGGTTGCCTTGAGCGGTCTGTTTCTGGCCGGGCATTTCGGGCTGTGGATTGCGTCATTGCGTGTCAGCAGTGTGGCAATATCGGTGCTGCTGGTTTCTCTGCATCCACTGCTGGTGGGACTGGTTGGCGGGGTTATCGGGGACCGGCTTCCGCGACGATTTGTGCCGGCGCTGCTGCTGGTGCTGCCGGGGACGGCTCTTACGGTGTTCGGGGGAGTGCGGGGTACGGTTGGAGCTACCACAGGGGGGATGCTGCTGGCGCTGGGCGGGGCGGTTATGATGAGCGGGTATCTGCTGTGCGGCAGGCGGCTGCGGCAGCAGATGGGGAATCTGGTGTATGCCGGGGGGACCTACCTCTGCGGTGCCGTGGCGTTGGCACTGCTGGCCCGTGTCGCCGACATCCCTTTGCGGGGTTTCGCCTGGCAGGAATACGCGCTGTTTGCAGGCCTGGCGCTGGTACCAACCCTGCTTGGGCATACCCTCCTGAACTGGGCGCTGCGGCATATGCCGGCTGCCGGGGTGTCGCTGGTGTATCTGGGGGAGCCGGTGGGGGCAGCCGTGCTGGCGGCCCTGCTGCTGGGCGAGCTGCCCGGCGCGGTGGTTGTCGCAGGCGGGGTGCTTATACTGGGCGGACTGTATCTGATTGTTACCGGTTCCGGGCAGGAGCTTCGGGCGCGGCAGGGTCATCGGTCGCAGGAGCGTCCTCGGGCGGAGTAG
- a CDS encoding DUF3185 family protein: protein MSTNKIIGVVLLAVGVVLLYFGYQASQSVSERVVEGLTGRFSDQTMYYFIGGAAAAVAGLFLAVFKK from the coding sequence ATGAGTACCAATAAAATTATCGGCGTCGTGTTACTGGCGGTCGGTGTTGTCCTGCTGTATTTCGGCTATCAGGCATCCCAGTCCGTGAGCGAACGTGTAGTTGAAGGCCTGACCGGACGTTTCAGCGACCAGACCATGTATTACTTTATCGGCGGTGCCGCTGCTGCCGTTGCCGGGCTGTTTCTGGCAGTATTCAAGAAATAG
- a CDS encoding Crp/Fnr family transcriptional regulator, producing the protein MNLDVFERFAVHFSPGQVVFCEYEPGDKFYLIQKGRVQISRVIGEIEKTIDILQPGEIFGEMAILEEAPRSANAIALDSVKALEFNRANFSMLMEGNPAIALKLLKLFTKRIYDQRRRFMILTLDDIQAKVADVFLMLNESNAAINNDQDEYVQERVFQVTVDDVAHWAGIKVETCRQVLQQFSSQRRVELFKDRIVVKNINDFTRLVSTKRKDS; encoded by the coding sequence ATGAATCTTGATGTCTTTGAACGCTTTGCCGTACATTTCAGCCCCGGACAGGTGGTGTTCTGCGAGTACGAACCTGGCGACAAGTTCTATCTGATCCAGAAAGGTCGGGTACAGATCTCCCGGGTCATCGGCGAGATAGAGAAGACCATCGATATCCTGCAGCCTGGCGAGATCTTTGGCGAGATGGCCATTCTGGAAGAGGCACCTCGCTCGGCTAATGCCATCGCCCTTGATTCCGTAAAGGCCCTGGAGTTCAACCGGGCCAACTTCAGTATGCTTATGGAGGGCAATCCCGCCATCGCACTGAAGCTGCTGAAACTCTTCACCAAGCGCATCTACGACCAGCGTCGCCGGTTCATGATTCTTACCCTGGATGATATCCAGGCCAAGGTGGCCGACGTCTTCCTGATGCTGAACGAATCGAACGCTGCCATCAACAACGACCAGGACGAGTACGTGCAGGAACGCGTGTTCCAGGTAACCGTAGACGACGTGGCTCACTGGGCCGGCATCAAGGTAGAGACCTGCCGTCAGGTGCTGCAGCAGTTCTCGTCGCAGCGTCGGGTCGAGCTGTTCAAGGACCGTATCGTGGTCAAGAACATCAACGATTTTACCCGGCTGGTTTCCACCAAACGCAAGGACAGCTGA